A section of the Salinisphaera sp. T31B1 genome encodes:
- a CDS encoding AcvB/VirJ family lysyl-phosphatidylglycerol hydrolase, which yields MSNTRTILSIVRCAILCVAASLLILTACGGDEQVSHGRFASVSIIHGDSDAQAVVLFFTDRRLPANTPQLAARLGANRALVASIDTNRFLDTFAGETSDGCVRIAGDIDNLSRYIQASNGLSGYRPPILVGVGEGARVVRAALGQSEPGVFTGGLSLDMTATGAPAQPLCDADRPTLSAPWFVNVSGQDEGELGPLIADSPQAKRIDRPTAGNDVSAVIDEAMPKLRQRQASIMTAAPSGVLSDLPLIEVPATSDRSNDTMAIVLSGDGGWAGLDKQVGAGLAARGIPVVGYDSLRYYWTSRTPDEAARDLGRVMDYYRARWHKSRTLLIGYSYGADVLPFLVNRLPVGDRDQIARVILLGLAADVRFEFHIWSWLGLGDGGRPVRPEVDQLAPGLAVCIYGRGDTDSICDSLNPKQIELKALAGGHHFDGDYTTLIRSIMDAVPAPHALSSSAD from the coding sequence GTGTCGAACACCAGAACAATCCTGTCGATCGTGCGATGCGCGATCCTGTGCGTGGCAGCGAGCCTGCTGATCCTGACGGCGTGCGGAGGCGACGAACAGGTATCTCATGGGCGCTTTGCGAGTGTTTCGATCATCCACGGCGATAGTGACGCGCAGGCAGTCGTGCTTTTTTTCACCGATCGCCGCCTGCCGGCAAACACTCCGCAGCTGGCGGCACGACTCGGCGCCAATCGCGCTCTGGTGGCGAGCATAGACACCAACCGCTTTCTCGACACTTTTGCCGGTGAGACCTCCGACGGCTGCGTCCGTATTGCCGGCGATATCGACAACCTGTCCCGCTATATTCAGGCCTCGAACGGCCTGTCCGGATACCGGCCGCCCATCCTGGTGGGGGTCGGGGAGGGCGCCCGGGTGGTTCGCGCAGCACTAGGCCAGTCCGAGCCGGGCGTATTCACCGGCGGATTGTCGTTGGACATGACCGCCACAGGCGCGCCCGCACAACCGCTGTGTGACGCCGACCGGCCTACGCTGAGCGCGCCATGGTTTGTGAACGTGTCAGGTCAGGACGAAGGCGAACTCGGGCCGCTCATCGCGGATTCGCCGCAGGCAAAGCGTATCGACAGGCCCACAGCCGGCAACGATGTCTCCGCCGTGATCGATGAGGCGATGCCGAAGCTGCGCCAGCGCCAGGCCTCGATCATGACTGCCGCACCCAGCGGCGTACTGTCGGATTTGCCACTGATCGAAGTCCCCGCGACATCCGATCGGTCGAACGACACCATGGCCATCGTGCTCAGCGGAGACGGCGGTTGGGCCGGCCTCGACAAGCAGGTCGGCGCCGGCCTGGCCGCACGCGGCATTCCGGTGGTTGGCTACGATTCGCTGCGTTATTACTGGACATCGCGAACCCCGGATGAAGCCGCACGTGATCTGGGTCGGGTCATGGATTATTACCGCGCACGATGGCATAAAAGCCGGACCCTGCTCATCGGCTACTCGTACGGTGCCGATGTCTTGCCGTTTTTGGTCAATCGCTTACCGGTTGGCGATCGAGACCAGATCGCCCGGGTCATCCTGCTCGGCCTGGCCGCGGATGTTCGGTTCGAATTCCATATCTGGTCGTGGCTCGGTCTCGGCGATGGCGGACGTCCGGTGCGCCCGGAAGTCGATCAACTGGCGCCCGGACTGGCTGTCTGTATCTACGGCCGCGGTGATACCGACAGTATTTGTGATTCACTCAACCCGAAACAGATCGAGCTCAAGGCGCTTGCCGGTGGCCATCATTTCGATGGCGACTACACGACGCTTATCCGCTCGATCATGGACGCGGTGCCGGCGCCGCACGCGTTGTCGAGCAGTGCAGACTGA
- a CDS encoding cation diffusion facilitator family transporter, with protein MHRTIAYALGSVAVGVVVLGLKYLAYWLTGSVALYSDALESIINIVAAGAAVVALRVSAMPADDNHPFGHSKAEYFSSVLEGVLIVIAALAILREAWLSLSHLKAISAPVEGLAINALATLINGLWSWVLIRQGRKLRSLALVADGKHLFTDVITSGGVFLGVVLVGLTGWLILDPLIAALVALNILWSGWGLVRESVGGLMDESLPAEELDRIREVIFKHAEGAYQAHDLRTRLAGRKTFIEFHLVVAGQMPVDEAHEICDRLESALHEAVDDCVVTIHVEPEDKAKIADVYVPYEGP; from the coding sequence ATGCATCGCACCATCGCCTACGCGCTCGGCAGTGTCGCCGTGGGAGTCGTCGTTCTCGGCCTGAAGTATCTGGCCTACTGGTTGACCGGCAGCGTGGCACTGTACTCGGACGCGCTGGAGAGCATCATCAATATCGTCGCCGCGGGCGCTGCGGTGGTGGCACTGCGCGTGAGCGCCATGCCGGCGGACGACAACCATCCGTTCGGCCATTCCAAGGCCGAATATTTCTCGTCGGTGTTGGAAGGCGTGCTGATCGTGATTGCCGCACTCGCGATCCTGCGCGAGGCCTGGTTGTCGCTTTCGCATCTCAAAGCCATCTCGGCACCGGTCGAGGGACTGGCGATCAATGCGCTGGCCACTCTGATCAACGGACTCTGGTCGTGGGTGCTGATCCGGCAGGGGCGCAAGCTACGCTCGCTGGCGCTCGTGGCCGACGGCAAGCACCTGTTCACCGATGTCATCACCTCGGGCGGCGTGTTTCTCGGTGTCGTGCTGGTCGGGTTAACCGGCTGGCTGATCCTCGATCCGCTGATCGCCGCACTCGTTGCGCTCAACATCCTCTGGTCCGGTTGGGGATTGGTACGAGAATCGGTGGGCGGCCTGATGGACGAATCGTTGCCGGCCGAGGAACTCGACCGTATCCGCGAAGTGATCTTCAAGCATGCCGAGGGTGCCTACCAGGCCCACGACCTGCGAACACGGCTGGCAGGGCGAAAAACCTTCATCGAGTTTCATCTGGTCGTCGCCGGGCAAATGCCGGTGGACGAGGCCCATGAGATCTGCGATCGGCTCGAGTCGGCACTTCATGAGGCGGTCGACGACTGTGTGGTTACCATCCACGTCGAACCCGAGGACAAGGCCAAGATTGCGGATGTTTACGTGCCGTACGAAGGGCCCTGA
- a CDS encoding capsular biosynthesis protein: MNRRSDRVPLPLIPTARLPATLGQIWRALRARWRVVAAVTGCFVVLATVAILLLPDTYTARVALIIDFPGDDPVTGQLYPSNLAESYKATQVDLLTSYKVRLATVKALGLDQDSDAKARFAEQAGSGATLDEWLAQQIGRHTSVEAGATSQLLALGYTDKNAERSATIANALVRQYIDAATDMALEPAQARQARYSAFLDQLSQRVDKAQDQLTRMRQSLDVIAGGANNEIDTQRLEDLGLKLNQAEAEQQAARAKVDQVQALKSQAQPLTAQADILSSAYVQELKGRLLAMQSDYAQQRHALGPNHPRIQSLEAEMATVRSRLRDEIDAYVESNRSQAEMATKREAALRSTFERERAAVIDQQDKRDRVAKYERDLAGARQVYEGALREYDQVLGGSEMQRQNISVVSWANPPRHPTGLGAKAKLIVALLFGLMAGTLAALLMELFDRRVRGDEDVTRELDLPLLGILPPSASGVSRRHAES; the protein is encoded by the coding sequence TTGAATCGTCGTTCCGATCGCGTCCCCCTGCCCTTGATCCCCACGGCCCGGCTGCCGGCCACGCTCGGCCAGATTTGGCGTGCGCTGCGCGCGCGCTGGCGTGTGGTCGCCGCCGTCACTGGGTGCTTCGTCGTGCTGGCGACCGTGGCGATTCTACTGCTGCCGGATACCTATACGGCCCGCGTCGCGCTCATCATCGATTTCCCGGGCGACGATCCGGTCACCGGCCAGCTTTACCCGTCGAACCTGGCTGAAAGCTATAAGGCGACGCAGGTCGATCTGCTCACCAGCTATAAGGTACGTCTGGCCACTGTCAAGGCACTCGGTCTCGACCAGGATAGCGATGCCAAAGCGCGTTTCGCCGAGCAGGCCGGCTCCGGTGCCACACTCGACGAGTGGCTGGCACAGCAGATCGGCCGCCATACCAGCGTCGAGGCTGGCGCCACCAGCCAACTGCTTGCCTTGGGCTATACCGACAAGAACGCCGAACGCAGCGCAACGATCGCCAATGCGCTGGTACGGCAGTATATCGACGCGGCCACCGATATGGCGCTGGAACCGGCGCAGGCCCGCCAGGCCCGTTACAGCGCTTTTCTCGATCAGCTCAGCCAGCGCGTAGACAAAGCGCAGGACCAGCTGACACGCATGCGCCAGTCTCTCGACGTGATCGCCGGTGGTGCCAACAACGAGATCGACACACAGCGGCTGGAAGACCTCGGGCTGAAGCTCAATCAGGCAGAAGCCGAACAGCAGGCGGCGCGTGCCAAGGTGGATCAGGTGCAAGCGCTCAAGTCGCAGGCTCAACCGTTGACTGCACAGGCCGATATTCTCAGTAGTGCCTACGTCCAGGAGCTCAAGGGCCGGTTGCTGGCCATGCAATCCGACTATGCCCAGCAGCGTCACGCACTCGGGCCCAATCATCCCCGTATTCAGTCCCTGGAAGCGGAGATGGCGACCGTACGCAGCCGGCTGCGGGACGAGATCGATGCCTATGTCGAGTCAAACCGGAGTCAGGCCGAGATGGCCACAAAACGCGAAGCGGCGCTGCGATCGACCTTCGAACGCGAACGCGCGGCGGTGATCGATCAGCAGGACAAGCGCGATCGGGTCGCAAAATACGAACGTGACCTGGCCGGCGCACGGCAGGTCTACGAAGGCGCTCTCCGGGAATACGATCAGGTCCTCGGCGGCAGCGAAATGCAGCGACAGAATATTTCCGTGGTCAGCTGGGCAAACCCGCCCCGTCACCCCACCGGCCTGGGCGCAAAAGCAAAACTGATCGTGGCGTTGCTGTTCGGTTTGATGGCCGGCACGCTGGCCGCCTTGCTCATGGAGTTGTTTGACCGTCGCGTGCGCGGCGACGAAGACGTCACCCGTGAGCTAGATCTGCCGCTGCTGGGCATCCTCCCGCCCTCAGCGAGCGGCGTCAGCCGTCGCCACGCGGAGTCCTGA
- a CDS encoding GntR family transcriptional regulator yields MTTTSASAKPKVASAKLVYNELRSMILNFELYPGRRVTETELAAYFRVSRTPIREAVQRLEAEGYLTVRPKQGCFIRELDIQRIRQYYGVRIALEMRALDQAALYMTDAQLTQLAAEWDPDTQPGREDDPERMEERDESFHLRLVCGEANRVLAEYLRDVNNHIRVIRRLDFSDGQRIDETYREHHQLCQLLLERDAGAAKQLMVRHIERSENFAKTLTLTQLAQSRIRSRLAQDPGH; encoded by the coding sequence ATGACCACGACCAGCGCCTCTGCCAAGCCGAAAGTCGCGTCCGCCAAGCTCGTGTACAACGAGCTGCGCAGCATGATTCTGAATTTCGAACTCTACCCCGGACGTCGCGTGACCGAGACGGAGCTGGCCGCGTATTTCCGTGTCAGCCGCACACCGATCCGCGAGGCCGTGCAGCGCCTCGAGGCGGAGGGCTATCTGACCGTACGGCCCAAGCAGGGGTGTTTCATTCGCGAGCTGGATATTCAACGTATCCGGCAGTACTACGGAGTACGTATTGCGCTCGAGATGCGTGCCTTGGACCAGGCCGCGCTTTACATGACGGACGCACAACTTACCCAACTCGCCGCGGAATGGGATCCGGACACCCAGCCGGGTCGCGAGGACGATCCCGAGCGTATGGAAGAACGCGATGAGTCGTTTCATCTGCGCCTGGTATGCGGGGAGGCCAATCGGGTGCTCGCCGAGTATCTGCGCGACGTCAACAATCATATCCGCGTGATCCGCCGCCTGGATTTCAGCGACGGCCAACGTATCGACGAGACCTATCGGGAGCATCATCAACTGTGCCAGCTGTTGCTCGAGCGCGATGCAGGGGCTGCCAAACAGCTGATGGTCCGTCATATCGAGCGAAGCGAGAACTTCGCCAAGACCCTTACCCTGACGCAGCTGGCCCAGAGCCGTATTCGCTCACGCCTGGCACAAGACCCTGGGCACTGA
- a CDS encoding SLBB domain-containing protein has product MGSGDVIEFRMFGQPDMTTTGYISPDGDLSLPLIDQVHVGGLTPNQAQKTIAEAYRRGGYFANPQVSITITEYRSRQISVLGEVRRPGRYPMKSRTDLLDAIAGAEGMTPQASRDVIVIRRADGDTGTQRYTLNIDDLVSGRASTDDFTLAGGDTVFVPEAPLFYIYGEVQRPDAYALRPGMTLIQAISTGGGLTERGSNSRIVIHRDIDGQPRTIDPQPDTVVEPRDTIFVKERIF; this is encoded by the coding sequence CTGGGCAGTGGCGATGTAATCGAATTCCGCATGTTCGGACAGCCCGACATGACGACTACGGGCTACATATCACCCGACGGCGATCTGTCGTTGCCCTTGATCGATCAGGTTCATGTCGGCGGCCTGACGCCCAACCAGGCGCAAAAGACGATCGCCGAAGCGTATCGCCGCGGCGGTTATTTCGCGAACCCCCAGGTCAGCATCACCATCACCGAATATCGCAGCCGTCAGATTTCCGTGCTGGGCGAAGTCAGGCGTCCAGGGCGGTATCCGATGAAAAGCCGGACCGATCTGCTGGATGCCATTGCCGGAGCCGAGGGTATGACACCCCAGGCCTCGCGGGACGTGATCGTCATCCGGCGTGCCGACGGTGACACTGGCACCCAGCGTTACACGCTGAACATCGACGACCTGGTATCCGGCCGCGCCAGCACGGATGATTTCACGCTTGCCGGTGGTGATACCGTTTTCGTTCCGGAAGCGCCGTTGTTCTATATCTATGGCGAGGTCCAGCGGCCGGACGCCTACGCGCTTCGTCCCGGCATGACCCTGATCCAGGCGATTTCGACCGGCGGAGGCCTGACCGAACGGGGCTCGAATTCTCGTATTGTCATTCATCGGGATATCGACGGCCAGCCGCGAACGATCGACCCACAGCCCGATACCGTGGTCGAGCCGCGCGACACGATCTTCGTCAAGGAGCGCATCTTTTGA
- a CDS encoding Rho termination factor N-terminal domain-containing protein → MPDNHGRSVKNDAQYEALREQGASKEKAARIANTPNAGKKGGRSDPYDQWTRDELYAQAKRVGIEGRSRMNKRKLIEALRSH, encoded by the coding sequence ATGCCCGACAACCACGGCCGCTCGGTCAAGAACGATGCCCAATACGAAGCGCTGCGAGAGCAGGGTGCCAGCAAGGAAAAGGCGGCGCGTATCGCCAATACGCCGAACGCGGGCAAGAAAGGGGGCCGCTCCGATCCCTATGACCAATGGACCCGCGACGAACTCTATGCCCAAGCGAAACGCGTCGGTATTGAGGGACGTTCGCGCATGAACAAGCGTAAATTGATCGAAGCGCTGCGATCACACTGA
- a CDS encoding O-antigen ligase family protein, with amino-acid sequence MNMHPAEGHDRRFAATLAILLLLALFFAVLPEGLSWQTGEEVAAREGSALRRLQWLPLFAASALLIWARREVAYALLRFVNPFLLGFIAWALLSMTWSGYPGVTLRKGVLLVGSVSIAASFQVAAWDANRLRRLLRLGITTLLIASLVAVFVAPSIARVSAYNDAWVGVTQSKNHLGLLAGFGSLLWLHALAVGDGPPLRALVATAFCLGMLLMSQSATSLGCTLALVPATWLMLRPPIALGHSLFAALLALLLVGACSAFIVLILFGVPTWQDFVRPVADLLGRDITLTGRLQIWTLTVAEIVKHPWLGTGYGAFWLGAGGPAPWLTQNLYGILWQAHDGYLDVLNETGLIGMALVLGFIGVHLRQIGLLASHDRGNAVLHAVFLAFFLLSNIAESSLFRPIHFMFFLSIVMSLSLSRAVADLAVSRPQWSTAGAERGVHR; translated from the coding sequence ATGAACATGCACCCGGCAGAAGGCCACGACCGGCGCTTCGCCGCAACGCTCGCCATCCTGTTGCTGTTGGCGCTTTTTTTCGCCGTCCTGCCGGAGGGACTGAGCTGGCAAACCGGGGAGGAAGTCGCGGCACGGGAAGGCTCCGCGCTGCGGCGATTGCAATGGTTGCCACTATTCGCCGCCTCCGCGCTGCTGATCTGGGCCCGTCGTGAAGTGGCGTATGCGTTGTTGCGTTTCGTCAATCCCTTTCTGCTGGGCTTCATTGCCTGGGCACTGCTGAGCATGACGTGGTCGGGCTATCCCGGCGTCACGCTGCGCAAGGGCGTTCTGCTGGTCGGCAGCGTTTCGATCGCTGCGTCGTTTCAGGTTGCCGCTTGGGATGCGAACCGGCTGCGTCGTCTGTTGAGACTCGGAATAACAACACTCCTGATCGCCTCGCTGGTCGCCGTGTTCGTTGCGCCATCGATCGCGCGCGTGTCGGCGTATAACGATGCCTGGGTGGGCGTCACCCAAAGCAAGAATCATCTCGGTCTGCTCGCGGGTTTCGGCAGCCTTTTGTGGCTCCACGCGCTCGCGGTCGGCGACGGGCCACCGCTGCGTGCGCTCGTCGCCACGGCCTTCTGTCTCGGCATGCTGCTGATGTCGCAGTCGGCGACTTCGCTCGGCTGCACGCTCGCGCTCGTTCCGGCCACGTGGCTTATGCTGCGTCCGCCGATCGCGCTCGGCCACAGCCTGTTCGCTGCGCTGCTCGCGCTGCTACTGGTTGGAGCATGCAGCGCGTTCATTGTGCTGATTCTTTTCGGTGTGCCGACTTGGCAGGATTTCGTCCGCCCGGTCGCTGATCTGCTGGGCCGCGACATTACGCTCACCGGGCGCTTGCAGATATGGACGCTGACGGTCGCCGAGATCGTCAAGCATCCCTGGCTGGGCACCGGCTACGGCGCGTTCTGGCTCGGCGCGGGCGGGCCGGCCCCGTGGCTGACGCAGAACCTGTACGGCATCCTGTGGCAGGCGCATGATGGCTATCTGGATGTGCTCAACGAGACCGGTCTGATCGGTATGGCCCTGGTACTCGGGTTCATTGGCGTTCATCTGCGCCAGATCGGCCTGCTGGCATCCCACGATCGTGGTAACGCTGTTCTGCACGCAGTGTTTTTGGCGTTTTTCCTGCTGAGCAATATCGCCGAATCGAGCCTGTTCCGTCCCATCCATTTCATGTTCTTCCTGTCGATCGTGATGTCGCTGAGTCTCAGCCGCGCGGTCGCCGATCTCGCCGTGTCGCGGCCGCAATGGTCCACGGCCGGCGCCGAACGAGGCGTCCATCGATGA
- a CDS encoding CpsD/CapB family tyrosine-protein kinase has product MADSGIFNGQEIVRVGHIDPSVAVIRDPAGSFAEHLRTIGMRLLVGPGAEAARALAVVSPSHGDGRSTLAANLAVVFAQAGRRTVLIDADLRRPFQHRLFGCDPKPGFAGFDDRIDERPLARPVDDVPGLYLITAGRSTDAEFDPAALAPARFARLLSLLTGQVDQVVIDTPPGLHYADGPGVAAQTGAALMVVRCGHTGIARARRLADEVQAMGATVLGTVLNHG; this is encoded by the coding sequence ATGGCCGACAGCGGTATCTTCAACGGACAGGAGATCGTCCGAGTCGGCCATATCGATCCAAGTGTGGCCGTGATACGCGATCCGGCGGGATCCTTTGCAGAGCATCTGCGCACTATCGGGATGCGACTGCTCGTCGGCCCCGGAGCCGAGGCGGCCCGTGCACTGGCCGTGGTCAGCCCGAGCCACGGCGATGGCCGAAGCACCCTGGCGGCAAACCTGGCCGTGGTCTTTGCGCAAGCGGGGCGTCGTACCGTGCTCATCGATGCCGACCTGCGCCGGCCGTTCCAGCATCGGCTGTTCGGATGCGATCCGAAGCCGGGGTTCGCCGGGTTCGACGATCGCATCGACGAGCGTCCGCTTGCCCGCCCCGTGGACGACGTACCGGGGCTGTACCTCATCACGGCGGGCCGTTCGACTGACGCCGAGTTCGACCCCGCGGCGCTCGCCCCGGCGCGTTTTGCCCGGCTGTTGTCGCTGCTGACCGGGCAGGTCGACCAGGTGGTGATCGACACCCCGCCGGGTCTGCATTATGCCGATGGCCCGGGGGTCGCAGCTCAGACCGGCGCGGCGCTCATGGTCGTCCGATGCGGTCATACCGGCATCGCCCGTGCCCGTCGGCTGGCCGATGAAGTCCAGGCCATGGGTGCCACGGTGCTCGGGACGGTGCTCAACCATGGGTGA